The following are encoded together in the Armatimonadota bacterium genome:
- a CDS encoding heparinase II/III family protein: MLAKPLTLLLLPLLTLPCLAAQEFTSGFEPDEPANFWALTDNGVSHIVTDQFHSGSASLKVTDPDEKVGSSARSVSIPARPGQIARLTLWLRLETGEPNGLGVYYNFTDAAGKRLNQPSEAAIQRPTMKQGEWVFAQASATIPEGAAGVGVWLHSFSTAAVTCFVDDVRLQVMDPGEFGPATAWTGGTLDDQTRKIWPFAVRWDHRVSSSIQCAFDPPADWSGKGALRLWVHSAAPNNSTFMVIANSENPASEGADYFAAKITVDWDGWKELVLPVHELGRSREPVGWNKIDSIVLTASGWGQTVNPETVLVVDGVEPVEAGAALWPPSDESLFDSLDLERPELAAVKASVMAGDYAAAKEALAEHLRNRTTPRWTFDWRDAPMRGVKVPGPEEDKAPDQWDYYSAFITVDWEGWKLIRLDKADLTPRAMVEGEGWKGKQPIGWHWIQYIAMNAKGWGLTPDPGTVLYFDDVRLVGKEKTTVVSDFESGADDWSGLEASTERAKSGEASGKWSNQVLTTGIKNTKIPHDWTDYDALEMWVYSEKPTGSRIVVVLDSDVPSQVTSAEKALRREFDYTKGPGEHGTITFGDRIDWTANPTEGEARTHLWNEALNRHFHFRQLSEAYWNTGQEKYAEEIARQILDWTSAMPRPMLSSGNSVGHYAWQTLTTGIRLADTWPQALYRCMGSPAFDANLLAEIMKSVREQARHLVKWPSSGNWLTAESNGLFTAGMLFPEFKEAADWRRIAIDRLYKQLDDEVYPDGMEYELAAGYNNWVVTEFAHILEMAEMNGLRGELPADYQDKLEKMFNYLLFASMPNGAIPGLNDSGNSDVRGLLTTGYKLFPEREDFRFVATAGAWGETPEQTSYAFPWSGHYVMRSGWDADATFLLFDAGPYGMGHQHEDKLHFVLWAKGRQHLLDPGNFSYDRSRWRRYVLETYGHNTVMVDGENQNRGAKRETYWWPKPWRGDAPPENDARWASTPEYDFAAGIYSDGYGEKNAIDVTHTRRVLYLKKLDLFVVLDALDPADEGEHTYEALFHLDTEDAQVLEAGVVRTLNEGQSNLQITPAPVLDLEIVKGKQDPPVQGWANGPWRAIPTAIYKTGGSGTVRMAFVLEPIAAGEEPRVTSAKMLPSNAGFAALEISLGDSRSILIIQRDEPGEPVNVAGIETRDEMTIVIRNADGGVTQRLSFTAELP; the protein is encoded by the coding sequence ATGCTCGCCAAACCCCTGACACTGCTGCTTCTGCCGCTCCTCACACTGCCCTGTCTCGCCGCGCAGGAGTTCACTTCCGGATTCGAACCGGATGAGCCCGCGAACTTCTGGGCGCTCACCGATAATGGCGTTTCACACATCGTCACCGATCAGTTCCATTCGGGTTCCGCGAGCCTGAAAGTGACCGATCCCGATGAGAAAGTGGGCTCAAGCGCGCGTTCCGTCTCGATCCCCGCGAGGCCCGGCCAGATCGCGCGCCTGACCCTCTGGCTGCGTCTCGAAACCGGTGAACCCAACGGACTGGGGGTCTACTACAATTTCACCGATGCCGCCGGAAAGCGCTTGAACCAGCCATCGGAAGCAGCCATCCAGCGCCCTACCATGAAGCAGGGCGAGTGGGTGTTTGCGCAGGCATCGGCAACAATCCCGGAAGGCGCTGCCGGCGTGGGCGTCTGGCTTCACAGCTTCTCCACGGCCGCTGTCACCTGTTTCGTGGATGATGTCAGACTTCAGGTCATGGACCCGGGTGAGTTCGGCCCCGCGACCGCCTGGACCGGCGGAACCCTTGATGACCAGACGCGCAAGATCTGGCCCTTCGCAGTCCGCTGGGACCACCGCGTCTCCTCCAGCATCCAGTGCGCATTCGATCCTCCTGCCGACTGGAGCGGGAAGGGCGCCCTGCGACTGTGGGTGCACTCGGCAGCACCGAACAACTCCACCTTCATGGTCATCGCCAATTCCGAGAACCCCGCCAGCGAAGGGGCCGATTACTTCGCGGCCAAGATCACCGTGGATTGGGACGGTTGGAAGGAACTTGTTCTTCCGGTGCATGAGCTTGGCCGGTCACGGGAGCCGGTGGGCTGGAACAAGATTGACAGCATCGTTCTCACCGCTTCCGGCTGGGGACAGACGGTGAACCCGGAGACGGTGCTTGTGGTGGATGGCGTCGAACCGGTGGAAGCCGGCGCGGCCCTGTGGCCGCCGTCGGATGAGAGCCTGTTTGATAGCCTGGATCTGGAGCGCCCGGAGCTGGCCGCTGTGAAGGCGTCGGTGATGGCCGGGGACTATGCGGCGGCGAAGGAAGCGCTCGCCGAACACCTGCGCAACCGCACTACTCCGCGCTGGACTTTCGACTGGCGCGACGCCCCGATGCGCGGCGTCAAAGTGCCCGGTCCCGAGGAGGACAAGGCGCCCGACCAGTGGGACTACTACTCAGCATTCATCACCGTGGACTGGGAAGGCTGGAAGCTGATTCGGCTGGACAAGGCGGACCTCACTCCGCGTGCCATGGTGGAAGGAGAGGGTTGGAAGGGTAAGCAGCCCATCGGCTGGCACTGGATTCAATACATCGCCATGAACGCCAAGGGCTGGGGCCTCACGCCGGATCCAGGGACGGTCCTCTACTTCGACGACGTGCGACTTGTGGGCAAGGAGAAGACCACCGTTGTGAGCGATTTCGAGTCCGGCGCGGATGACTGGTCCGGGCTGGAAGCATCCACGGAGCGTGCCAAGTCCGGGGAGGCCTCCGGCAAGTGGAGTAACCAGGTGCTGACCACTGGCATCAAGAACACGAAAATCCCCCACGACTGGACTGACTACGATGCGCTGGAAATGTGGGTTTACTCCGAGAAGCCGACAGGCTCGCGCATTGTGGTCGTGCTGGACTCGGACGTGCCATCGCAGGTGACCTCCGCCGAAAAAGCACTCAGGCGCGAGTTCGACTACACCAAGGGGCCCGGTGAGCACGGCACGATCACCTTCGGCGACCGCATCGACTGGACCGCTAATCCCACCGAAGGTGAAGCGCGGACCCACCTGTGGAATGAGGCGCTCAACCGGCACTTCCATTTCCGGCAATTGTCCGAAGCCTATTGGAACACGGGGCAGGAGAAGTATGCCGAGGAGATCGCGCGACAGATCCTGGACTGGACCAGCGCGATGCCGCGACCGATGCTGTCCAGTGGCAACAGCGTGGGGCACTACGCCTGGCAGACGCTGACCACCGGGATCCGCCTCGCGGACACCTGGCCGCAGGCGCTCTACCGGTGCATGGGCTCGCCCGCATTCGACGCGAATCTGCTGGCGGAAATCATGAAATCCGTGCGCGAGCAGGCTCGGCATCTCGTGAAATGGCCCAGCAGCGGGAACTGGCTCACCGCCGAGTCCAACGGGCTGTTTACCGCGGGAATGCTCTTCCCCGAGTTCAAGGAAGCCGCCGACTGGCGGCGTATCGCCATCGACCGCCTCTACAAGCAGCTTGACGACGAGGTCTACCCCGACGGGATGGAGTATGAACTCGCCGCGGGTTACAACAACTGGGTTGTAACCGAGTTCGCGCATATCTTGGAGATGGCCGAGATGAATGGCCTGCGGGGAGAACTGCCCGCCGACTACCAGGACAAGCTGGAGAAAATGTTCAATTATCTGCTCTTTGCGTCCATGCCCAACGGCGCGATCCCCGGGCTGAATGACTCCGGCAATAGCGACGTGCGCGGCCTGCTCACAACCGGCTATAAGCTCTTCCCCGAGCGCGAGGACTTCCGGTTCGTCGCCACCGCCGGCGCCTGGGGCGAGACACCCGAGCAGACTTCCTACGCATTCCCGTGGAGCGGCCATTATGTGATGCGCTCCGGCTGGGACGCCGATGCCACCTTCCTCCTGTTCGATGCAGGCCCGTACGGCATGGGACACCAGCATGAGGACAAACTGCATTTCGTGTTGTGGGCCAAGGGCCGCCAGCATCTCCTGGACCCCGGAAACTTCTCGTATGACCGCTCCCGCTGGCGGCGATATGTGCTGGAGACTTACGGGCACAATACGGTGATGGTAGACGGGGAGAATCAGAACCGCGGGGCAAAGCGCGAGACGTACTGGTGGCCGAAGCCCTGGCGGGGAGACGCGCCACCGGAGAATGACGCGCGCTGGGCCTCCACGCCCGAGTATGACTTCGCCGCCGGCATATATTCCGACGGCTACGGCGAGAAGAACGCCATCGACGTCACCCACACCCGCCGCGTTCTGTACCTGAAGAAGCTGGACCTGTTCGTGGTCCTCGATGCCCTCGACCCGGCGGACGAGGGGGAGCACACATACGAAGCGCTTTTCCACCTGGACACTGAGGATGCGCAGGTTCTCGAAGCGGGTGTCGTTCGCACCCTCAACGAAGGCCAGAGCAATCTGCAGATCACCCCGGCGCCCGTGCTTGATCTGGAGATCGTGAAAGGCAAGCAGGACCCGCCAGTGCAGGGATGGGCGAATGGACCGTGGCGGGCTATCCCGACGGCGATCTACAAGACCGGCGGTTCCGGAACGGTGCGGATGGCCTTCGTCCTGGAGCCGATCGCGGCCGGGGAGGAACCAAGAGTTACGAGCGCGAAAATGTTGCCTTCCAATGCCGGCTTTGCCGCCTTGGAGATCTCCCTGGGGGACAGCCGCAGCATTCTTATTATCCAGCGCGACGAGCCGGGCGAGCCGGTGAATGTCGCGGGCATTGAGACGCGGGATGAGATGACCATTGTCATTCGCAATGCGGATGGGGGCGTCACGCAAAGGCTCTCGTTCACGGCCGAGCTGCCCTGA
- a CDS encoding HAMP domain-containing protein produces the protein MRNLPRVRTFRYRIALLSLLVSGVALLAFAIPAWILIGRLDLQRIDNEVRLRVLPHLAWHPDNRHWGELEDQLRYAYGPSDETAVFLLVKNRAGRTVYRSKTWPESLDPGSFPAPGDRASSLSIQEPPPPLRSRGEFRREGGRSRREALLPPTRIRQPEAFSWNEGIRPWRVAITGNEYVTVIIGVSLAGHRSAMLMTTMALLLALPLAALLAAGGGWLLSGRALRPVRELTEAAETITVQGLDRRISAGDADAEFARLISVFNAMLERLESSFQQATRFSADAAHELKTPLMVLQAELEQALQDAKDGSREQQVYGNLLEEVQRLKSIIRKLLLLSLADAGRLELSLEPLNLSAALETVREDTEALAPDLGVSIQSEPDIWVAADAELLGQVLHNLAANAIKYNRPGGTIRYQLQRRGTLARLTVANTGPGIPPEDVGKVFQRFYRASKARDRSVDGVGLGLSLAREIARAHGGDLTLARGGPDTTTFVLTLPLSDPP, from the coding sequence GTGCGCAATCTCCCGCGCGTGCGCACTTTCCGCTATCGCATCGCCCTGCTTTCGCTGCTGGTCTCAGGCGTGGCGCTCCTCGCCTTCGCAATCCCTGCCTGGATTCTCATCGGCCGCCTGGACCTGCAGCGCATTGATAATGAAGTGCGCCTGCGCGTCCTGCCTCATCTGGCCTGGCATCCTGATAATCGCCATTGGGGCGAACTCGAGGACCAGTTGCGCTACGCTTACGGTCCCAGTGATGAGACGGCCGTGTTCTTGCTGGTGAAGAATCGTGCCGGACGCACCGTCTATCGGTCAAAAACCTGGCCGGAGAGCCTTGATCCGGGCAGTTTCCCGGCGCCGGGTGACAGGGCCAGCAGTCTGAGCATCCAAGAGCCGCCGCCACCCTTGCGCAGCCGGGGCGAATTCCGGCGGGAGGGTGGCCGGTCTCGCCGCGAGGCCCTGCTGCCACCCACCCGCATCAGGCAACCCGAAGCCTTCAGCTGGAATGAAGGGATCAGGCCCTGGCGCGTGGCAATCACGGGCAACGAGTACGTGACCGTCATCATCGGCGTGAGTCTCGCCGGGCACCGCAGTGCCATGCTTATGACCACAATGGCCCTGCTCCTGGCCCTTCCCCTTGCGGCTTTGCTTGCGGCAGGAGGGGGATGGCTGCTGTCGGGGCGCGCTCTACGGCCGGTGAGGGAACTCACCGAAGCAGCAGAGACCATCACGGTTCAGGGCCTGGACCGGCGCATCTCGGCCGGCGATGCCGACGCGGAATTCGCGCGCCTGATCAGCGTCTTCAATGCGATGTTGGAACGCCTGGAAAGCAGTTTCCAGCAGGCCACTCGGTTCAGCGCGGACGCGGCGCACGAATTGAAGACGCCGCTCATGGTCCTGCAGGCAGAGTTGGAACAAGCGCTTCAGGATGCGAAGGACGGCTCACGGGAGCAGCAGGTCTACGGCAATCTGCTGGAGGAAGTGCAGAGGCTAAAGAGCATCATCCGCAAGCTGCTGCTCCTGTCGCTGGCTGACGCTGGTCGGCTTGAGTTGAGCCTCGAACCGCTCAACCTCAGCGCGGCACTGGAGACCGTGCGCGAAGACACGGAGGCCCTGGCGCCGGATCTCGGTGTCTCTATCCAGTCTGAACCTGACATTTGGGTGGCGGCGGATGCCGAACTGCTGGGTCAGGTGCTTCACAATCTTGCTGCGAACGCCATCAAGTACAATCGCCCCGGCGGAACGATCCGCTACCAACTGCAGCGCCGCGGGACGCTGGCGCGCCTGACCGTGGCAAACACCGGGCCGGGTATTCCTCCGGAGGATGTGGGGAAGGTCTTCCAGCGCTTCTACCGGGCCAGCAAGGCGCGAGATCGATCAGTGGATGGCGTCGGCCTGGGCCTGAGCCTTGCCCGGGAGATCGCGCGCGCCCACGGTGGAGACCTCACGCTTGCACGAGGGGGACCGGACACGACCACTTTCGTCCTCACGCTCCCGCTGAGCGATCCGCCCTAG
- a CDS encoding response regulator transcription factor, protein MRILVAEDEKKTAGFIRKALEEQGFSVTLAPDGDQAFDLATSESFDVIVLDIMLPGRDGLSILRALRDRHNTVPVLLLTARSELGERVEGLNLGADDYVTKPFFMEELVARVQALMRRASGEKLSIIRSGDLVVNLITREVKVGERTVELTTREFNLLEYLMRSPGRVYARTQILDHVWGYDFDPNTNLVDVYIQRLRKKLSPEGDQQFIETIRGVGYRFRRS, encoded by the coding sequence ATGCGCATTCTCGTTGCTGAAGATGAGAAGAAGACCGCCGGGTTCATACGGAAGGCCCTGGAGGAACAGGGCTTCAGCGTGACCCTCGCGCCCGACGGCGATCAGGCCTTCGATCTCGCGACCAGCGAGAGCTTCGATGTGATCGTGCTGGACATAATGCTCCCGGGCCGCGACGGCCTCAGCATCTTGCGCGCATTGCGCGACCGTCACAATACCGTCCCGGTGCTTCTTCTCACAGCCCGCTCCGAACTGGGCGAACGGGTTGAGGGGCTGAACCTGGGCGCGGATGACTACGTGACCAAGCCGTTTTTCATGGAAGAGCTCGTGGCTCGAGTGCAGGCGCTCATGCGACGGGCAAGTGGGGAAAAGCTCAGTATCATCCGGTCCGGGGACCTCGTCGTCAACCTCATTACACGCGAGGTGAAGGTGGGGGAGCGGACGGTTGAGCTGACCACCCGCGAGTTCAACCTTCTGGAATACCTCATGCGCTCACCGGGCCGGGTATATGCGCGAACACAGATTCTTGACCACGTCTGGGGATATGACTTCGACCCGAATACGAACCTGGTTGACGTGTATATCCAGCGCCTGCGCAAGAAGCTCAGCCCCGAGGGTGACCAGCAGTTCATCGAGACCATCCGCGGCGTCGGCTACCGCTTCCGGAGGTCCTGA
- a CDS encoding DUF1566 domain-containing protein, with the protein MTVQPRTPSVAIAVLLLSASVLAPGGCGAAQPAGAGTAAARWTVVDTGQDRCYDLYGSAISPAPGQDYYGQDAQYAGAQPSYRDNGDGTISDLNTGLMWQKDPGAKVTFAAALVGATRCRLAGYSDWRLPSIKELYSLIDFRGRIGTSAADSIPFIDTHYFVFTYGDVTGERFIDSQFCSSTRYVSTTMFGNPTVFGVNFADGRIKGYPMNMPGGRQKLFYCLYVREGIGYGINDFVDNGDGTVTDRATGLMWQKADDGRKRNWREALDYAESLTLAGYDDWRLPNAKELQSIVDYKRSPATTGTAAIDPIFTCTPISNEVRQWDFGYYWSSTTHFDGPQGGAAACYVAFGRAMGCINGRWIDVHGAGAQRSDPKAGDPRAFPYGRGPQGDAIRIFNLVRAVRDAR; encoded by the coding sequence ATGACGGTGCAACCGCGCACACCCTCTGTCGCCATCGCCGTCCTGCTGCTATCAGCCAGTGTGCTTGCGCCAGGCGGCTGCGGCGCCGCCCAGCCCGCTGGAGCAGGGACCGCTGCTGCCCGGTGGACCGTGGTGGATACGGGTCAGGATCGCTGCTATGACCTCTATGGCAGCGCTATCTCCCCGGCACCAGGGCAAGACTACTATGGCCAGGATGCCCAGTATGCCGGAGCACAACCGTCGTACCGCGACAATGGCGACGGCACGATCTCGGACCTGAACACCGGGCTCATGTGGCAGAAGGACCCGGGCGCGAAAGTGACCTTCGCCGCCGCGCTTGTGGGGGCCACGCGCTGCAGGCTCGCAGGCTATTCCGACTGGCGCTTGCCATCCATCAAAGAGCTGTACTCCCTCATCGACTTCCGTGGCCGGATAGGAACGTCGGCGGCCGACTCGATCCCCTTCATCGATACGCACTACTTTGTCTTCACCTACGGGGACGTGACTGGCGAACGCTTCATTGACTCTCAGTTCTGCTCAAGCACCCGGTATGTCTCTACCACGATGTTCGGCAACCCCACGGTGTTCGGCGTGAACTTCGCCGATGGCCGCATCAAGGGCTACCCGATGAACATGCCTGGCGGTCGGCAGAAACTATTCTACTGCCTGTATGTGCGGGAAGGTATTGGATATGGAATCAATGACTTTGTGGACAACGGCGACGGCACCGTGACCGACCGCGCGACCGGGCTGATGTGGCAGAAAGCGGATGATGGCAGGAAACGCAACTGGCGCGAGGCACTGGACTACGCCGAAAGCCTCACCCTTGCAGGTTACGATGATTGGCGGCTGCCGAACGCGAAGGAGCTTCAGTCCATCGTGGACTACAAACGCTCCCCTGCCACCACCGGAACCGCCGCCATCGATCCGATCTTCACTTGCACACCCATCAGCAATGAGGTCCGGCAGTGGGATTTCGGCTATTACTGGAGCAGCACGACTCATTTCGACGGCCCACAAGGCGGCGCGGCGGCCTGCTATGTGGCCTTCGGAAGGGCGATGGGGTGCATCAACGGCCGCTGGATCGACGTCCACGGGGCTGGAGCCCAGCGCAGTGATCCGAAAGCCGGAGACCCGCGCGCATTCCCCTACGGGCGCGGCCCCCAGGGCGACGCGATCCGGATCTTCAACCTGGTGCGGGCGGTGAGGGATGCGCGCTAA
- a CDS encoding beta-galactosidase, whose protein sequence is MHRTTMLLIWLAASPVLAQQTAANWIWYPEVASGECIDESRYLRKTFDLHEGFVTALLDVVVDDRQTVYANGEGPLRPIERDSGPARYDLTRILRPGRNVIAIEAHNVTGPGGVIARLTVNGPGGTTTVIGSDGTWRTSRDEQDGWTSADFDDSTWVAAHVIGPAFSLPWSEFPGYHTAEMVSEEELAEYRRFEASIVAPVEQFADDPPVRAALKHHNGAPAVFINGVPRPAVMYRGTVDPASVHGRRQIANFRDAGIHLQCLYTTLLGCWKAPGEYDFSGIDTLIRSFLSVDPDAYLLLHIRLIMPEWWMQANPDEWVRYATSDAIDSSDESYRVKRASPASEVWLRDASDAWRAAIRHIEAQPWGKRVIGYHAGYGIYTEWHYFGSWSDQYPDTSPAMTRAFRMWLRDKYPTVDDLRRAWRDDAITFDNAAVPTMQARRTATLQTVRDPVLERPVIDYYHCQQDVIANAIEHFGRIAKEETGGDAIYGVYYGYFFGVRPQTQGGHLAFERLLKSPSIDYFVAPYSYADRLMGQDGRLRSLAAAINAAGKVHIIEADIRTYLHSRNEYGRTDTREESLAAIRREFATSLIEHTGFWFVDFGPDGRGGWFDHPEIMAEAKALQEVATAAVSKPRESVAEIAVVCDLESGYLLSDTEGMAQMYALTEKLGTALYHLGAPVDFVFLGQLDSLDLSRYKLLVFLNTIRMTPAQASAVEELRLSGRHATVFIWAPGLCEPDRVLVQQASRVTGLDLSLAQDWRPAVVELTPEGTPIAPSVTSHTVYSIAPDRSTSVPGFDDAQNWLNPRTPQQMKDSYTVYEFAPIEGGVAWSFDTRYPWTDIHFTAEIPPGDGVAFDVKLEADCSRLMLRTVIKDANWAEFQTAPEVIVPGEWRRLKYPLEAFANAPWSKLQPGKIALPIRGMKFVLDGTNTAGKCTLSLRDLAAVSGPVAKSERRSYGEGVFTPALIPRDGQGIVLGRLTGTGEPAVVMTGHGLSSSLFSAVPSMPRDLLAEMVRRAGVHQYIDAPADVLRADSRFISIHTKDGGPRELKLIEPATVRNAITEGVVGRGASIHLDLPPNSTTLLELIP, encoded by the coding sequence ATGCACCGCACGACAATGCTGCTCATCTGGCTCGCTGCAAGCCCGGTTCTCGCCCAGCAGACCGCCGCCAACTGGATCTGGTATCCGGAGGTTGCCTCGGGCGAATGCATCGATGAGAGCCGCTACCTGCGCAAGACCTTCGATCTTCACGAAGGCTTCGTGACGGCGCTCCTGGACGTGGTAGTGGACGACCGGCAGACCGTCTACGCCAACGGCGAGGGCCCCCTGAGACCGATTGAGCGAGACTCCGGCCCCGCGCGCTATGACTTGACCCGCATCCTCAGGCCCGGGCGTAATGTAATCGCCATTGAGGCCCACAATGTCACCGGTCCCGGTGGGGTCATTGCTCGCCTTACGGTCAATGGACCGGGCGGGACGACGACGGTGATCGGTTCCGATGGAACCTGGCGTACATCCCGAGACGAGCAGGACGGGTGGACCAGCGCGGATTTCGACGACTCCACCTGGGTGGCCGCGCACGTCATCGGCCCGGCATTTTCGCTTCCCTGGTCCGAGTTTCCAGGCTACCACACTGCAGAGATGGTGAGTGAGGAGGAGCTTGCCGAGTACCGCAGGTTCGAGGCATCCATCGTGGCTCCTGTGGAGCAGTTCGCCGATGACCCGCCGGTTCGCGCCGCACTGAAGCACCACAATGGCGCCCCGGCTGTCTTCATCAATGGTGTGCCGCGCCCGGCCGTCATGTATCGCGGCACCGTGGACCCTGCCTCCGTACACGGCCGCCGGCAGATCGCGAACTTCCGCGACGCCGGCATCCACCTGCAGTGCCTGTACACCACTCTTCTCGGGTGCTGGAAAGCGCCTGGCGAGTATGACTTTTCAGGCATCGACACGCTGATCCGCAGCTTCCTGTCAGTCGATCCGGACGCCTACCTGCTGCTGCATATCCGGCTCATCATGCCGGAGTGGTGGATGCAGGCCAATCCCGACGAGTGGGTGCGCTATGCCACATCAGACGCAATTGACAGCAGCGACGAGTCGTACCGGGTCAAACGCGCGTCGCCCGCGTCCGAAGTCTGGCTGCGAGATGCTTCCGACGCCTGGCGCGCCGCGATCCGGCATATCGAAGCGCAGCCCTGGGGCAAGCGAGTCATCGGCTATCACGCCGGGTACGGCATTTACACGGAGTGGCACTACTTCGGAAGCTGGAGCGATCAGTATCCTGACACCAGCCCGGCCATGACCCGCGCTTTCCGTATGTGGCTGCGCGACAAGTATCCCACGGTGGATGACCTGCGCCGGGCATGGCGAGACGATGCCATCACCTTCGATAACGCCGCTGTGCCGACCATGCAGGCGCGCAGGACCGCGACACTCCAGACCGTGCGCGATCCGGTCCTCGAGCGCCCCGTGATCGACTATTACCACTGCCAGCAGGATGTCATCGCAAACGCCATCGAGCACTTCGGACGAATTGCGAAAGAGGAGACCGGTGGGGACGCGATCTACGGGGTGTACTACGGCTACTTCTTCGGTGTCCGACCCCAGACCCAGGGGGGACATCTTGCCTTTGAACGCCTGCTGAAGTCGCCCAGCATCGACTATTTCGTGGCCCCGTACAGCTACGCAGATCGCCTCATGGGACAGGATGGTCGTCTGCGCAGCCTCGCGGCAGCCATCAACGCGGCGGGGAAGGTCCACATCATTGAAGCGGACATTAGGACCTACCTGCACTCGCGCAATGAGTACGGTCGCACGGACACACGAGAGGAGAGCCTTGCGGCCATTCGGCGCGAGTTCGCCACCTCGCTTATTGAGCACACCGGCTTCTGGTTCGTGGATTTCGGCCCGGATGGCCGCGGCGGGTGGTTCGACCACCCGGAGATCATGGCGGAGGCCAAAGCGCTGCAGGAAGTCGCTACCGCGGCTGTCTCGAAGCCCCGGGAATCCGTGGCGGAGATTGCGGTTGTCTGCGACCTGGAGAGCGGGTACTTGCTCAGCGACACCGAGGGTATGGCCCAGATGTACGCCCTCACCGAGAAGCTGGGCACGGCGCTGTACCACCTGGGAGCGCCCGTGGATTTCGTGTTCCTCGGGCAACTTGATAGCCTGGATCTGTCAAGATACAAGCTCCTGGTGTTCCTGAACACTATCCGTATGACACCTGCCCAAGCGAGTGCGGTCGAAGAATTGCGCCTGTCGGGCCGCCATGCCACGGTGTTCATCTGGGCGCCCGGGCTATGCGAACCGGATCGCGTCTTGGTGCAGCAGGCATCACGAGTCACTGGTCTCGACCTGTCGCTGGCGCAAGACTGGCGCCCTGCGGTGGTGGAGCTCACGCCGGAAGGGACCCCGATTGCGCCATCCGTCACGTCGCACACGGTCTACTCGATTGCCCCTGACCGCAGCACTTCCGTGCCGGGATTCGACGACGCGCAGAACTGGCTCAATCCGCGCACGCCTCAGCAGATGAAAGACAGCTACACCGTGTACGAGTTCGCGCCGATCGAGGGCGGTGTTGCCTGGAGCTTCGACACTCGTTACCCCTGGACGGACATCCATTTCACTGCCGAGATCCCGCCCGGCGATGGGGTCGCGTTCGATGTGAAGCTCGAGGCCGACTGCTCGCGGCTCATGCTGCGGACGGTGATCAAGGATGCGAACTGGGCGGAGTTCCAGACAGCGCCGGAAGTGATCGTCCCCGGCGAGTGGCGGCGGCTGAAGTACCCCTTGGAGGCCTTCGCGAATGCCCCGTGGTCGAAGCTCCAGCCTGGGAAAATAGCTTTGCCTATCCGTGGCATGAAGTTCGTCTTGGATGGCACGAACACTGCCGGCAAGTGCACCTTGTCCTTGCGTGACCTCGCAGCGGTCTCGGGGCCCGTGGCGAAGTCTGAGCGGCGCTCCTATGGTGAGGGCGTCTTCACCCCGGCGCTGATTCCCCGCGATGGTCAGGGCATCGTTCTCGGCCGCCTGACAGGCACCGGCGAGCCCGCGGTAGTGATGACCGGCCATGGCCTTTCGAGCAGCCTCTTCTCGGCCGTGCCTTCCATGCCCCGCGACCTGCTGGCGGAGATGGTCCGCAGGGCCGGGGTGCACCAGTACATCGACGCGCCGGCAGACGTGCTGCGGGCTGATTCGCGTTTCATCAGCATCCACACGAAGGACGGTGGCCCTCGTGAACTGAAGCTCATTGAGCCCGCTACCGTACGGAATGCGATCACTGAAGGCGTTGTTGGCCGTGGCGCATCCATCCATCTGGACCTGCCGCCGAACTCCACCACACTGCTGGAGTTGATCCCGTAA